Genomic DNA from Mus musculus strain C57BL/6J chromosome 11, GRCm38.p6 C57BL/6J:
AGCCAGAAGTTGGTTAAGGAACTTCCATTTTTCTCTGATGACATCTGAAGAATGTCTCTCAGCTGTGGGCTGGTGTCTTTGATGTTAGAAAAGCTTTAAGTAAACAGAAGATAAAAGTTGGTCACCAAGCAGGAAGAATAGGATTACAGATTGTTCTAAAGAAAATATTCTTCAAGATTTTGACAATTTTCAATTCTGCAAGAGTTTCAGATGCAATACATCCAGAACAATTTGGTGGTCAGCCTGTGGGTTCTCAGCATTTCTGGATCCACTGTAGAGGGTCAAGGTATTGGTTATAGAACAGACTCGGACAGGGCTGTGATGCGCCTGTACTCTGAGGCCTCATAAAAGACAACGAAGCAAAGGTTGGAGAACTTGTTACTGCTCCAGAGTTGGTTAAGGAGATGCACAATTCAAGAATACCATGATCTGGGCAATCAAAAAATTAGCTCTTAATAGGTGGattagcagcagtagcagcaacaggCTGGGCGGCAGCAGGACTGTCCACAGTAGGATGGACGGCAGCAGGAGGCCTGGGCGTGGTGCAGCTGGCAGCAGGTTGGGGGTATACAGCTCACCACACAGCAGGGGGGCAGGCAGGTGCCCTCCACGCGGCAGTCAGGGCGGCACCATCTAACACGGCAGCTCACACCTCCAAAGCCACCCTCCTGGCCACAGCCAATTCCACCCCCAATGCCATAGCCTGTCCCACAGCAGCTTGGCTGGAAGCAGCTGGTCTCACAAcagctgggctggcagcagctggagccacaggtgCCACCAGTGGAGCAAGTGGGAAAGCCACAGAAGCTAGTAGCACAGCAGGCCATGTTGTCAGGAGTTGGTTGGATGTTGAGTAGGTTGGATGAGTTTCTGAGTTTGGGAGCAAACCTGAGCATGGGGCCTTTTATATAGTCAAGCAAGTTGCTGTTTATAAAATTCTTaacatatttttcttgttttttgtttaaatttgttcCTCAGTGGTCCTCTGATTGGCTTCCATTGAAATACTTGTGACATATTATGGggatggttttgttttataagGTCGCTGTGACTCGTTCTATTGGCCGCATACTCTTTGGAGTAGCGTTTGTGGTTTCCATGTTCAAAGAGTCTTCTTACTGTAGGTTAAGACAACACCCTTACTCTGAATAGTTGTCATTCCACTTGGCCGTCTAGCCAAACCTCTGAAGCAGAAGGCCATATGACTGCCTTTCAagcattatttttctctcttgcaTAGATAGACTAAATTCTATTGAATTTAAAGCATTGGTGTATTTGCCAAATTGAGCATACATGTAACATCTACCCCATCGACACTGTCACCATAATCAAATGGTCTTCGTAGCTCTTTCCATTTCAATAGATTGGAAATGTGTAAGCGTTATTTGTATTTCAGGCCAGAGAGTTCTTTCACTGTGAACTAAatgacttgtttttattttttttttttctttttctcttcagaaagtaTCCAGACTGATTTTCGCATATTCTTATTAAATGTTTACTGAATCTGATTCAGGGGTGATTAACTAAGGGGGGCGGAGTATAGGGTATGATTCATGAACGCCTGAACCACTCAAGAGTGAGTAAGAGCACTTTCAAGTTGTAGCGCTGCCCACAAAGACTTCTTTGCCGTGAAGACAGTAGGGAATAGTGAGCTATTTTTGTCTGAATTTAGTGGTTGGAAAAAGCTTGAGAAAAATATCTAGGAGTACAGTCATTCAATTCTCTCTTTTCTGGAATGTACCATTCTATTTGTAATCCATCGTTGCTGCCAATTTAATGAGAGAGGTAAGTGGTGGGGACTTGTaaatatcctgaaaaaaaaagtcttaagtctttatgtattttgtgtattTAGTCAACTGCTTATATAAGAACTAAAATTACATGATAGACTCtacctccttttgttctaggttTGTGTTAACTTCTTaagaaaggcattttttttcaattggattgcaaattATAAATTGTGATATTGCTGTTTGAGATTTCTAAGGCATTTGTATGATGTGGTGGTGGAATTCAGCAGTTATACCTCAAAGCTGCTTGCTCTACTCTTATCTAGTACAGATGTATCCCTCATACACCCAGTAAGTGCAGGTGAATACTGGGAGTTGAAGTTTATACAGCTGGAGATCAGCAGAATGGAGTTAGGCCAAGTtgtaggaactgaacccaagttctATTGGAAATGGTATTGGCAGATATTTAGCAAAAGAGTTAGTAGATAATAATCTAGTTTCTTTATGTTGTGCATGGATAAAGAAAAATCATCTACTGTATTAAATGGGACAAGGTTTGAGTTGGTATAAAAAGTCCATGAAGGGTAACTCTATTGGTCTGGGTCCATTTTAATAAACATTCACACATTTAAATAGCCATGAATATTATTTAATGCACAGAACATTTTATTAGCAGACGATTCAAACATAAGTTAATTTTCATACAACCATTTTGCTTTAGATTATGTGCCTATGCCTGAAGATTACTATCATCTATAGATGGGCAGCTTAAAATTAGAAGATGCACAGAAATCTATTCACTTGTGCACAAAACACTTTATTTGAGAGCATCGGGGTCTCTTCAAGTGGAAAGCTTGATGGAAGACGTGTGGGGACCGAGGACTAGGGAATAAAGTCCACACCTCACTGGAATGATGTACTGCTGCATCCTTTGTGCATCATCTAAGCAAAGAAGGGTCCCTGGAACATGCTGATTGAGACGCGTGTTCAGTGGACTAATTCCAGCACGCCTTTGGGGATCCTGATGAAGAGTTCCACCTCCAGGAACAGGTTAACAACATGAAGATACTTAGCATCCACCACACAGAACACATCCTCAGCAGTCCACACAATTCTTCAGGGCTTTCTGTTGCATTTCTAACTATTCAGGAACCTGGTTCTTAACAGCTGGGCTCAGAGCAGCTGGGCTTAGAGCAGCTGGGCTCACAACAGTGGCAGCAGCAGGCTGGGCGGCAGCAGGACTGTCCACAGTAGGATGGGCGGCAGCAGGAGGCCTGGGCATGGTGCAGCTGGCAGCAGGTTGGGGGTGTGCAGCTCACCACACAGCAGGGGGGCAGGCAGGTGCCCTCCACACGGCAGTCAGGGCGGCACCATCTAACACGGCAGCTCAGGCCTCCACTGCCACCCTCCTGGCCACTGCCAGTTCCACAGCAGCTGGTCTGacagcagctgggctggcagcagcTGGACTGGGTGCAGGTGGGCTGACAACAGCTGGACTGGGTGCAGGTGGGCTGACAACAGCTGGACTGGGTGCAGGTGGGCTGACAGCAGCTGGACTGGGTGCAGGTGGGCTGGCAGCAGCTGGACTGGGTGCAGGTGGATTGGGAGCAGCTGGGTTGGCAGCAGCTGGATTGGGAGCAGCTGGGCTGACAGCAGTTAGAACCACATGTGCCGCCAGTG
This window encodes:
- the Krtap1-4 gene encoding keratin-associated protein 1-5 encodes the protein MACCATSFCGFPTCSTGGTCGSNCCQPSCSQSSCCQPSCSQSTCTQSSCCQPTCTQSSCCQPTCTQSSCCQPTCTQSSCCQPTCTQSSCCQPSCCQTSCCGTGSGQEGGSGGLSCRVRWCRPDCRVEGTCLPPCCVVSCTPPTCCQLHHAQASCCRPSYCGQSCCRPACCCHCCEPSCSKPSCSEPSC
- the Krtap1-5 gene encoding keratin associated protein 1-5; protein product: MACCATSFCGFPTCSTGGTCGSSCCQPSCCETSCFQPSCCGTGYGIGGGIGCGQEGGFGGVSCRVRWCRPDCRVEGTCLPPCCVVSCIPPTCCQLHHAQASCCRPSYCGQSCCRPACCCYCC